CgcattagatattattttattcaaaatactCAACGTGGAAAAACTAACAGCTGACGGAGTAaatgaaatatacaaaacattcATCATCATTGGTAACATTATCTAATTATCTTAATTCGTGTTAACAAGAACAGCACGCTAATTGACAACTTGGAATCCAAGTATATATAAAGCTGATCTGATTGGCTTACGTACAGTGATGAATTGCTCTTTAACGTCATCAACCATTAGCATTTTTACCTATTGaaagttcaaaataaaataatgcctCATACGTTAATGTGAAATAAgcttatattaatttaaaaattttcagaAATGTCTTATTTTTGTTAAGCTGTTTGAATAAAAGATTATTTCGATCAAAATTCTTTTATGTAAAAGGTAAAATTTCACATATAGtctctaaaaaaaaaaggaaaagtccataacaacaaaaaaagagatgaaaaaggaatttttaatgtaataaatgTCCTTAATCTTCTCCAATTTTCCATTTATTTCTTTGATAtaacaaatcaataaatataaatttatgcatTAACTAATCCCTCaaaagttgataatttttttttaaaaaaaattgtgatctaCAGGAGAAAGTTGGTAATTCGTGCATACAAAATTCTGGTATATACGATTTacgcaaattatttttttacttgaatttatttACTGAAATCCATTTTTGGATCTAATACGCAATAAAAATTGATTCagtttcaaaataataaaaatcgattttattattggtttaaattagatTTTCGAAATTGAATGCACAATATAAACTTCAAAAactttcaaattgtcaattttgtaattactattatttttgtatacaataacttcaattgtattttatgtttcaattttcgtattcaatttttattttcgtaattttgaaaaaaaatttcacaaaagttattaaaaggttataatccttgtttgtattagtttttttttttttttctaaatcccatttgtaattgcaatttgtgtgatatattcattcattactctactgcatatttcataatatacaaTTGAcactcttttaatattttttttatgtatatctattaATAGTATATTGGAATTTTTGTATATCTGTTAACATAAGTGTAATTGTATGTATATCTGTTTTAAAGGTTACaaagattgtttttattatttatatatctattgtttgtatatctgtatattagtttacataaatttgatatttgtatatttgttgtttgtatttctatatatacatatatgcaaatgaagtatacatatattcaaatcaaaactgttgtttattatttgtatatctgttgtttgtatatctgtatatacaaatttgaatgttgtttgtaaacGATATTGCAAAcgaaaaatacatatattcagatcaaaattgttgtttattatttatatatttgttgtttgtatatctgtaaaTACAAATTTGAAAAAGTTGATTGTAAACGAAATATACATGCAAacgaaatatacatatttgtatatctgtatatacaaatttgaatgttttatataataacaaatttgaatgtatatgcatatatgcactctaaaactgtatatatctacatatgcattattcttcaaaatgtatatgtgaaagttaactgtatatatatttatgtaaattgtatatacatatatcaaaaatacaaactgtatatacatatatacactctaactctgtatatatatgcatgtattattctaaaaaaaaaagtacacgtatctacatatattgaaacaaaaatgtaTATTGACCAACAATTCCGTTTCatgaaaatatatacaaaaagacCTCGTAATCATTCTCATCTTCATTGCTCCCCcttttagatttagataccttaaaatatttttttctttccgcGTTGCTAGAAAATGCaaaattctttcctttttttttttgataaatcatccataaaaaaaatGGGTAGGTGacttatataatatataaaaatttatattataaaataaaaatccgcaaaaatcaaaaaaattataaaaacggGGGAGTGCtcccccttttctatttttttttgtaaaatatatgaaCAACGAAGAAATTTAACGACTAactgacataatatataaaaaaatttaaaaaattaaatctaatgtCAATAAATATCCTAAACTGATTTTCTGTGGTGAAAAATCCGCAAAAACGATTTATCACAGAGAAATCaaggattatattttgtgatattagagtgactttgagagaaaataaggagaaaaaagttgaagaagatctcttgaataatcatgtattatgatgttgTCAATGTTGtcgtttctttaatttaaaatcaaggatattagagtgattttgagagaaaattaaggaaaaaatagttgaagaatatatcataaaaaatattgtattttgatattccattgttacctttttttgagtcaataggatggagagagaatagaaagaaaataccaaaaataaatatatgagggagaaaattgatatatacaaatcttaatatatttgtataaaggacccacaaaaaaaaactaactttTAACTATTAAataactatgaattgtaattttttaaaacatgaacCATATCATGCAATTAATATAGTGTTTATATGTAATTTTCCCTATATTATAAAATGCAACATGTGAATGAGTTCACTTGACTTCAAGATTTCTATCCATTATAATGTATTGGGCCTTTGGCCCAACATAATATCTCTCCTTTCAGCAAAGTCCATTCCCAAGTGAGATGAACAGAAAAGAGAATGGGCTCGTAACAGTCGCAGTCCACAAATAGCTAGATTTGGGGCTGAAGCCCAAACCAAATTTCAGTTTATGTTGTTTCAGTTGTATTAAACAGTTTTGAAGGGCACTTACACAAAATAGCCTATGTTTCAGTAAAATTAAAGTGCCTTCGCCTAACTTTTACAATTATACATCCATGTAGTTAggaaaaagatagaaaacaaaggaGAGAGGCTATAAATTGTATTTAATTGGCAAGAaagactatgaattataattaattaaatcttaGGCTAAATAAGATAATTAAGAGGTTATATTTGCAAACATCTTTAAGAATTAATATGGTATAAGTATGTCTCTGTCTCAGGTTTTGTTCAAATGATATCCAGATTTAAGGTTAAAACCAAAACTACATGAACTCTTAAATGCTTCCAAACTATTTGGAGATGGAGAGATTGTTTTCAAAAGGCTTTCGGCTCAAATAGCGCACAtcaaaacaattaaaagaaaagtaCATAATTAAAGATGACATAGCTAGATAATAGGAAAAGCATAACAAAATTTATTAACTTCCATTGGATAAAAATTAAGAGTAACAAAAGAAATAGTACTGCAAATtgataatttattatgtttatttgtaCCTAATTAGAGGATAACAAGTTAAAAACGGGGAAACACAAACTAACTATAGAAGTACTGATGATTGATCCCTAGCTTCCAGTAATTAAGTTGCCATAAGTTAAAGCCTTCATTAGTCAAATATCTAAATGAAGATCAGCGCAATTACTGTGAGTGACATAGTCAGTATGATGCTGGTGCTCTTCTTTGCAACCCCACTGGTGCTTGTAGGTGTAGTAGTCTTGGTATCTGGAGTTGTAGCCTTGGTGTCTGAACTAGTAGAACCAGAAGCAGAAGCAGGTGATGAGGTTGTGCTAGAATCTGGTGAATCATCTATTTTAAAGATCTTTGCATCTGGTGAATTTGCTGGGATCTTCAGTATTGCTGCAATTAAAAACAGAAATGAGACATCTCAGTTTGCTTTAGAGAAAAAGTGAGTCATCGGGATAAattagattttgaagttgaaacttAATTCGTGTTTACTAGGTTGTAATTAGATGTGTATTTTAATTGGAAAATTTTGTAGTTTTGTGAGTCAGAAGTGAAATTTCTCGTAAAAATTGGtatgttgattttttcttttttgaagaaTAAGCCCCCATAGCTGCCGACTCAACCGCATAAACTAAAAATAGCTGCCAGAAGTATAGTAGAGGTataatccatatataatatatgtacaaCTGTACATAATTAGTGTATAGTCTCTGTGTACCGGATACTAAAAGTAAATAGTGAACCCGATCAACTATTTGTGTAAAGCGTTCGAAAATATTTcgaacataaaattttaaaatctaatcAAACTTTATGAtcaaaagaatatcaaaaataaacttttacagtctgataaaaaatttatgatcaaacgCTAGCTTAAATGCATGCTTTTGTTTGAGTAAAAAGAAGATAGTATTATCATACATGGGCAATCAGAGACTTTGGCATCAATGTTGCAAGCAGATGGCATTTGAAGAGCCAAAGTAGTGTTGATAGGTAGGCCTAAGGATGGATCAGTGCTCTCTTTGATGAGAACACAAAGGCATTTTGGCTTAGCTGCTTTAACTTTCTGAGTGTCTTCACAACATTCAGGTGTAGGCTTTTTAGCAGTGCCACTCACATATGGAACACATGATGCCAGATTTCCTAGTTGGTCTGCACAATCTTTTTCATCATCTGCCATATTAGCCATTGCACCTACTGCTAATGTCACCACTAGCATGCACACAACAAATAACTTGTTCATCTTTTATTTCTCCAAGTTGAACTCTTTGCAAATTAATTTGTTGTGTAGTGAATACTTTTGCCTATAGACTAGCTAGCTGTTTATATAGAGTTGCTTTTAACACAAGGTATTTATTTCATGATAACAAAATTTATGATACACAAGGCTTGGAGAAATGTAAATTCCGCTTTCCAAGAAATGACAAAGTTTGAATGAACTTAAATGTGTGTCTATATGTTTTTGCATTCCCAAGAATTCATCAATGCCTCCAAATTGATCCTCAGGGTAATTAATTTGTCTATCTGCATTCATGTTCAAGTGTTGGAAAATTAAACCCTCTTTAATGTCCCTGCATTCCCCACTCCGATCCCCTAATAGTAAGACCGGTCGGAGCTCGTTCAAGGAGGAGGGTTGTCGAGGGTCAATTTAAAATGATCGATTTCTCTCTTTATAACGGCCGTAAAAGTAAGGTTGTGTATGTATTACTCTCCCCAAATTTCATTTGTGGAATTATAAATACTAGCTAATCATAATTCATAAACAATTAAAAAACATACATAGGAGGTTAGGTAGTCCCAAAAAATGACCAAGATGGTTCAAGAAGGAAACAACCTCATATGATGAAGTGAAATAAAGATGTGTGAGTGTGGGTTGCTTTACCCAACATATCCATTCAATAATTAAGATTAAAATAACATCATACTCTCTCAgatgcaaaataaataaattattgaaacatgatacacccttaaagaaaaatcttttagaaTATAAATTGTAGGTTACTTTCCACtattattcttaaattatttttctagaaaatgtgaATTACTTAagaatttcattaaataaaaggataaaattaaaagaaatttccaACATATCTCTTAAAGAACGcgcaattcatttattttgaatattaaaaaatatttcaataatttatttattttagattagagaaagtaatttttaatattttttttaaaagataaaaattaataagGTAATTAAGGACAACATAGATATTTAGATTGTAACTGTAATCATAATCCTTTTCTTGtgtcaacttttgaatcttatacTTGAAAATGTTTCGTCCATCTCTTGATGAATGCTTTCAACTTGAAAAATAAGAACACAAGCAATAAGTTATTGAATGTTATTAAAAGGACAAAGGATAGGTTAAGTTATTGAATATTAATAAAATGAACCACTTCTTTAATATTTAggatataattataattatcattttcaaaatgatgattattattttattataattttttaaaaattaaagcgCCAGTTAAAATTAGACAGGAGGAGCATTATTTTCTCTAGCCAAATCACTATCAGAAAATGGGACACCATGAATGGAAAATAATAAGCAGTGAGCTTACAACTAGtgttcattttcaattttcataattttgaacAATAGCTTTGACTATAGAGTACTAGATTACTACTACTCCGAAGAGAACCTTTGACTGTAAATATTTGTCTTCTTCTGTGTTTTTCTGATCTCCTGTTA
The Capsicum annuum cultivar UCD-10X-F1 chromosome 6, UCD10Xv1.1, whole genome shotgun sequence DNA segment above includes these coding regions:
- the LOC107855367 gene encoding non-specific lipid transfer protein GPI-anchored 14, translating into MNKLFVVCMLVVTLAVGAMANMADDEKDCADQLGNLASCVPYVSGTAKKPTPECCEDTQKVKAAKPKCLCVLIKESTDPSLGLPINTTLALQMPSACNIDAKVSDCPSILKIPANSPDAKIFKIDDSPDSSTTSSPASASGSTSSDTKATTPDTKTTTPTSTSGVAKKSTSIILTMSLTVIALIFI